One region of Polypterus senegalus isolate Bchr_013 chromosome 11, ASM1683550v1, whole genome shotgun sequence genomic DNA includes:
- the LOC120538550 gene encoding scavenger receptor cysteine-rich type 1 protein M130-like has product MTAGRASVTPSFDQRAAEIVCQELKCGAPKEYRGGMFGQGTISVWEKKIQCTGNEANVFDCPSSETSAEHCTQRKDVGLVCVPYRLVNGFSSCSGRVELYYGQQWGTICDRYWDLQDASVFCNQIGCGYATEAPGQAKFGEGQGEIWRDNLQCEGNESDLTKCPALDYGQEECTHRNDAGVICSREYFYMICSSK; this is encoded by the exons ATGACAGCTGGAAGAGCATCTGTAACGCCAAGCTTTGATCAAAGGGCAGCTGAGATCGTTTGCCAGGAACTAAAATGTGGAGCTCCAAAAGAATATCGAGGAGGAATGTTTGGTCAAGGAACGATTTCAGTTTGGGAGAAAAAGATTCAGTGCACAGGAAATGAAGCAAACGTTTTTGATTGCCCATCCTCAGAAACTTCAGCAGAGCATTGTACTCAAAGAAAGGATGTTGGCCTTGTTTGTGTTC CTTACAGACTGGTGAACGGCTTCAGCTCCTGTTCTGGTCGAGTTGAACTTTACTATGGGCAGCAGTGGGGGACCATCTGTGATCGCTACTGGGACCTGCAGGATGCCAGTGTTTTCTGCAATCAGATAGGGTGTGGATATGCAACTGAAGCTCCTGGACAGGCCAAGTTTGGAGAAGGTCAAGGAGAAATCTGGAGAGATAATCTTCAGTGTGAGGGAAATGAATCTGACTTGACAAAGTGCCCAGCTCTTGATTATGGACAAGAGGAGTGCACACATAGGAATGATGCTGGAGTTATTTGTTCTCGTGAGTATTTTTACATGATTTGTTCATCTAAATGA